One region of Oryza sativa Japonica Group chromosome 10, ASM3414082v1 genomic DNA includes:
- the LOC107275434 gene encoding BTB/POZ and MATH domain-containing protein 1 has product MATASIASNVAGGGCPTPSRSAAASTVVTTQAYHVLKIDGYSRTLQVHCYRSLSSFPFNAGDRTWYICYYPHGKNDISKDFISIYLVLYDAIAEAVMVQATFSLLDQHGKPVPSHTHATRLLSTSNQDDMANNLGFETFIAKGDLEKSGHVQDDCFAIGVHVVITKETPPPIIAVPPSSDMHLHYGDLLSSKRCADVEFLVGGETFAAHRLVLAVRSPVFVAEHFGPMKEGVNVNDVIEINDMDAQVFKALLNFIYTDTLLEMDQEEDATMAQHLLVAADKYGLERLKVKCEERLSNHIDADSVATLLVLTDKHNCRGLNKACIEFFSSPTALAKIIETDEFQYLTQSHPNILEDIISNIVASQLEKAIFSPENEGGKINKVDIRIQPWQNSNARCG; this is encoded by the coding sequence atggcgacggcgagcatCGCGTCCaatgtcgccggcggcggctgtccCACCCCGTCTCGgtcagccgccgcctccaccgtcgtCACAACGCAAGCCTATCACGTGCTCAAGATCGATGGCTACTCCCGCACCTTACAAGTCCACTGTTACAGATCTCTCAGTTCCTTCCCGTTCAACGCGGGAGACCGCACTTGGTACATCTGCTACTACCCACACGGAAAGAACGACATTAGCAAGGACTTCATCTCTATCTACCTCGTTCTCTATGACGCCATCGCCGAGGCTGTCATGGTGCAGGCTACCTTCAGCCTGCTCGACCAGCACGGGAAACCAGTGCCGTCTCACACCCACGCCACCCGACTGTTGAGCACTTCGAACCAAGACGACATGGCTAACAACCTAGGGTTTGAAACCTTCATTGCAAAGGGCGACTTGGAAAAATCGGGACATGTCCAAGACGATTGCTTCGCTATCGGGGTCCATGTGGTAATCACCAAGGAAACGCCGCCACCCATCATCGCGGTGCCACCGTCGTCGGACATGCACCTGCATTACGGCGATCTTCTCTCAAGTAAACGGTGCGCCGATGTAGAGTTCCTAGTTGGCGGCGAGACCTTCGCCGCGCACAGATTGGTGCTCGCGGTGCGCTCGCCTGTCTTTGTGGCGGAGCACTTTGGGCCAATGAAGGAGGGTGTAAACGTAAACGACGTGATAGAGATAAATGACATGGATGCACAAGTGTTCAAAGCTCTACTTAACTTCATCTACACGGATACGTTGCTAGAGATGGATCAAGAAGAAGATGCGACAATGGCTCAGCATCTACTTGTTGCTGCGGACAAATATGGCCTAGAAAGGCTAAAGGTTAAATGCGAAGAAAGGTTGAGTAACCACATCGATGCTGACTCTGTAGCAACCCTCTTGGTGCTAACCGACAAGCACAATTGTCGTGGTCTGAACAAGGCGTGCATCGAGTTCTTTAGCTCCCCAACAGCACTGGCTAAGATCATAGAAACAGATGAATTTCAGTATTTAACCCAAAGCCATCCTAATATTTTGGAGGATATAATTTCTAACATTGTTGCTTCTCAGTTGGAGAAGGCAATTTTCTCTCCGGAaaatgagggaggcaaaattaACAAGGTAGACATTAGGATTCAGCCATGGCAAAATTCAAATGCCCGATGTGGTTAG
- the LOC136353602 gene encoding BTB/POZ and MATH domain-containing protein 1-like, with the protein MTTTTITSSVCAGPPPSRSTTTITAERTYHIIKIPGYSSTLKVGHGQALRTSPFSAGGRTWYISYYPNGGRETNKHCISFFIHLDDDTVNDDVMAQVTFSLLDRHRNPVRSHTITTTLYNFSVPNSSALGFENFIRRDELQRSEYLNDDCFAIAVRLVITEEPSSFTVPPSNMHLDYGDLLSSKEGTDIEFVVRGETFAAHRLVLAARSLVFKAELFRPMEGGTTDVIKIDNMDAQVFKALLVFIYTDTWPEIDQDETTMVQLLVAANKYSLSRLKIMCEDRLCSYIDTSSVVTMLMLADKYQCHGLKKVCFNFLASSRALSLAMKADNFRCLIQGCPTMLKDLIYNIVTHQLEIKLSV; encoded by the coding sequence atgacgacgacgacgatcacGTCCAGCGTCTGTGCCGGTCCTCCGCCGTCGaggtccaccaccaccatcacagCGGAACGAACCTACCACATAATCAAGATCCCGGGGTACTCCAGCACCTTGAAAGTCGGTCATGGCCAGGCCCTCCGTACCTCTCCGTTCAGTGCGGGAGGTCGCACCTGGTATATCAGCTACTACCCAAACGGAGGGCGAGAAACCAACAAGCACTGCATCTCTTTCTTCATCCATCTTGACGATGACACGGTCAATGACGATGTCATGGCGCAGGTTACGTTCAGCTTGCTCGACCGACACAGGAATCCAGTGCGGTCACACACTATCACCACCACATTATATAACTTCTCGGTGCCTAATAGTAGCGCGCTTGGGTTCGAAAACTTCATTAGAAGGGACGAGTTACAACGATCGGAATATCTCAATGACGACTGCTTCGCTATCGCGGTTCGTCTGGTCATCACGGAGGAACCATCATCCTTCACGGTGCCCCCATCGAACATGCACCTAGATTATGGTGATCTTCTATCAAGCAAAGAGGGCACCGATATCGAGTTTGTGGTTCGCGGCGAGACATTTGCCGCACACAGGTTGGTGCTAGCGGCACGGTCGCTGGTGTTCAAGGCGGAGCTATTCAGACCAATGGAGGGAGGCACCACGGATGTCATAAAAATTGATAACATGGATGCACAAGTGTTTAAAGCTCTGCTTGTTTTTATCTACACGGACACTTGGCCAGAGATAGATCAAGATGAGACGACTATGGTTCAACTACTCGTTGCAGCCAATAAGTATAGCCTATCAAGACTGAAGATAATGTGCGAAGATAGGTTGTGCAGCTATATTGATACAAGTTCAGTGGTTACCATGCTGATGCTAGCAGACAAGTACCAATGCCATGGTCTCAAGAAGGTGTGCTTCAATTTCCTTGCCTCTTCGAGAGCATTGTCTTTGGCCATGAAAGCAGATAATTTCCGGTGTTTAATCCAGGGCTGTCCTACTATGTTGAAGGATTTAATTTACAACATCGTTACTCATCAATTGGAAATTAAATTATCAGTGTAG
- the LOC4348704 gene encoding BTB/POZ and MATH domain-containing protein 1 — MATTTTSTVTTIAAQAYHVLKINGYSNTLKAGRHHPLSSCPFSAGGHTWHVSYYPHGCRDSNKDCISIFLVLEDIVTDEDVMAKATFSLLDRYGNPVPSYTYHTKLRNFSTSSGRARGFENFIRRDELERSEYLNDDYFAVAAHVIIPKKKPSVVVPPSNMHLYFGDLLVSKEGTDVKFLVGGEMFAAHRLVLAARSPVFKAELFGPTKKGTIDAIQIDNMEARVFKALLEFIYTDIWSEIGHGKDNVAMAQQLLAAADRYGLQRLKFVYEDKLCNHIDTCSVSTMLVLAEKHHCCKLKEACSTFLSFMSPPIVEDLNSSIFGSELEKTVSSSENHGSQINRTDIRIQPWQNADV; from the coding sequence ATGGCGACAACGACGACGTCCACCGTCACGACCATCGCGGCGCAGGCTTATCACGTACTGAAGATCAACGGGTACTCCAACACCTTGAAAgccggccgccaccaccccctcAGCTCCTGTCCGTTCAGCGCAGGAGGCCACACCTGGCATGTCAGCTACTACCCACACGGATGCCGCGACAGCAACAAGGACTGCATCTCCATCTTCCTCGTGCTTGAGGACATCGTCACCGACGAGGACGTGATGGCAAAAGCTACATTCAGCCTGCTCGATCGATACGGGAACCCGGTGCCCTCGTACACCTATCACACCAAATTACGTAACTTTTCAACATCTTCTGGTAGGGCAAGGGGGTTCGAAAACTTTATTAGGAGGGACGAATTAGAGCGATCGGAATATCTCAATGATGACTACTTTGCCGTTGCTGCCCATGTAATCATCCCAAAGAAAAAGCCATCTGTCGTCGTACCACCGTCGAACATGCATCTGTATTTTGGTGATCTCCTCGTAAGCAAAGAAGGCACCGATGTCAAGTTCCTGGTCGGCGGCGAGATGTTTGCGGCGCACCGGTTGGTGCTGGCGGCACGGTCACCGGTCTTCAAGGCAGAGCTTTTCGGGCCGACGAAGAAAGGCACCATAGATGCGATACAGATTGACAATATGGAAGCACGAGTGTTCAAGGCTCTGCTTGAGTTCATCTACACAGACATTTGGTCAGAGATAGGTCATGGAAAAGACAATGTAGCTATGGCTCAACAGTTGCTTGCTGCTGCAGACAGGTATGGCTTACAGAGGTTAAAGTTTGTCTACGAAGATAAGTTGTGCAACCATATTGATACATGCTCAGTGTCAACCATGTTGGTGCTAGCGGAGAAGCACCATTGTTGCAAACTCAAGGAGGCATGCTCTACGTTCCTTAGTTTCATGAGCCCTCCTATTGTTGAAGATCTAAATTCCAGCATATTTGGCAGTGAATTGGAGAAGACGGTTTCTTCTTCAGAGAACCATGGAAGTCAAATTAACCGTACAGATATTAGGATTCAACCGTGGCAAAATGCAGATGTCTAG